One window from the genome of Acidobacteriota bacterium encodes:
- a CDS encoding type II toxin-antitoxin system prevent-host-death family antitoxin, producing MDSIGAYEAKTHLPRLLNRIARGESFTITRHGRPVARLVPVEEDDRDRARRAARRIVERRQRLKSAPLAELIDSLHEGHRY from the coding sequence ATGGACAGCATCGGCGCCTACGAAGCAAAGACGCATCTGCCCCGCCTGCTGAACCGGATCGCGCGGGGTGAGAGCTTCACGATCACCCGTCACGGCCGTCCTGTAGCGCGGTTGGTACCGGTCGAAGAAGATGACCGCGACCGCGCCCGCCGGGCGGCGCGGCGTATCGTCGAACGTCGCCAACGTCTGAAGTCCGCTCCGCTGGCGGAGTTGATCGATTCGCTCCACGAGGGACACCGGTATTGA
- a CDS encoding type II toxin-antitoxin system VapC family toxin — protein MTPIVIDNSIVLCWCLTDESDPMADKAMRRVVDGGAVVPGIWWYELRNALIVNERRGRLDAADTVAILTDVEEMSISVDQEHDDVTILSLARQHALSVYDAAYIEVALRRGLPIASLDRRLGQAAAARHVALFN, from the coding sequence TTGACGCCCATCGTCATCGACAATTCCATCGTCCTGTGCTGGTGCCTCACCGACGAATCGGATCCGATGGCAGACAAGGCCATGCGGCGCGTTGTGGATGGCGGCGCGGTCGTACCAGGCATCTGGTGGTACGAGCTGCGAAACGCACTGATCGTCAACGAACGGCGGGGTCGACTCGATGCGGCGGATACTGTCGCAATCCTGACCGACGTTGAAGAGATGTCCATCTCGGTCGACCAGGAGCATGACGACGTGACGATCCTGTCGCTGGCGCGCCAGCATGCCCTGTCGGTCTACGACGCCGCCTACATCGAAGTTGCCCTGCGGCGCGGGCTGCCGATAGCGTCGCTCGACCGGCGCTTGGGTCAGGCTGCCGCCGCCCGCCACGTCGCGCTGTTCAACTGA
- a CDS encoding thioredoxin family protein, with the protein MVLTPSTMLELGTRAPDFTLPDAYGNPVALAEFAGAPATVVVFMCNHCPYVKHMKTALAEFAHEYATREVAVIGINSNDAETHPEDSREAMARDIAKFGYAFPYLIDASQEVAKAYRAACTPDLYVFDADLKLVYRGQFDDSRPESDAPVTGRDLRAAVDTVVAGQAPAGEQKPSIGCNIKWKPGNEPDYFG; encoded by the coding sequence ATGGTCCTGACGCCATCGACGATGCTCGAGCTCGGGACGCGGGCGCCCGACTTCACGCTGCCCGACGCCTACGGCAACCCGGTGGCGCTGGCGGAGTTCGCCGGCGCGCCGGCCACCGTGGTCGTCTTCATGTGCAACCACTGCCCGTACGTGAAGCACATGAAGACGGCGCTGGCGGAGTTCGCGCACGAATACGCGACGCGCGAGGTCGCCGTCATCGGCATCAATTCGAACGACGCCGAGACCCATCCGGAGGACAGCCGCGAGGCGATGGCCCGGGACATCGCGAAGTTCGGCTATGCCTTCCCCTACCTGATAGACGCCAGTCAGGAGGTCGCCAAGGCCTATCGTGCGGCGTGCACGCCGGACTTGTATGTGTTCGACGCCGACCTGAAGCTCGTCTACCGGGGGCAGTTCGACGACAGCCGGCCCGAGAGCGACGCTCCGGTGACCGGACGCGACCTGCGCGCGGCGGTCGACACTGTGGTTGCCGGCCAGGCGCCCGCCGGCGAGCAGAAGCCGAGCATCGGCTGCAACATCAAGTGGAAACCGGGCAACGAGCCCGACTACTTCGGGTAA
- a CDS encoding M28 family peptidase, with translation MLLLSFGVAGSAAAQETGALDTRAIVEYLADDKLEGRLTGSPGIRMAADYIIEQLEAVGAEPLPGIGDFRQAFSYTAGVSDTGTALRIEAIDEARIRRSDGEEANVLTASSGATPVANLQPLPRDPPPDPQAPGSTGADAAVPAVPPAQDDPDAASIRALSFSDTGRAQGQLVFAGYGLSVPETDDFSYDSYATLDVTDKIVVVFRYFPEDTQGELRSMLARYSGLRFKALAARERGAAGLIVVTGPRSPNAGALVPLRFDTAVSDSGIVAATVNGELGAAIIESAGESIEAVQASFDTGNPHAAGFDLPLEGSLEVSLAKRESTGHNVIGYLPPAGTAPLDKPYVMLGAHYDHLGRGRGGDSLARGSEAGEIHNGADDNASGVAAVLASGASLAGAERGRGIILAFWSGEELGLLGSTDFVDQAPVPMDQIAAYLNFDMVGRLRDNTLNLQAVGSSSIWTGLAEELNQPIGLNLTFVADPYLPTDVRSLNASRVPSLNFFTGSHEDYHRPTDDAHTINYEGLDSIIELGTAVTANLVTRPDAPDFIRVQEVQQRTGGAATMRIFTGTIPDYTQEVEGLSLSGVVGGGPAEQAGLQGGDVIVGLAGQSVTNIYDYMYALDLLKVGEPAEVIFIRDGERMSVEMIPSVRE, from the coding sequence ATGTTGCTTCTGTCGTTCGGCGTGGCTGGGAGCGCCGCGGCGCAGGAGACGGGAGCGCTCGACACGCGGGCGATCGTCGAGTACCTGGCCGACGACAAGCTCGAGGGGCGTCTGACCGGTTCTCCCGGCATCCGCATGGCGGCCGACTACATCATCGAGCAGCTCGAGGCCGTTGGCGCCGAGCCGCTGCCGGGGATCGGCGACTTCCGGCAAGCATTCTCCTACACGGCGGGGGTGTCGGACACCGGCACCGCGCTCCGCATCGAAGCCATCGACGAGGCGCGCATTCGCCGGTCGGATGGTGAAGAGGCAAACGTGCTCACCGCCTCGTCAGGCGCGACGCCGGTGGCGAACCTCCAGCCGTTGCCGCGGGATCCGCCGCCGGATCCCCAGGCACCCGGGTCGACCGGCGCCGACGCGGCTGTGCCGGCCGTGCCCCCGGCCCAGGATGATCCCGACGCAGCGTCCATCCGGGCGCTGTCGTTCTCGGATACGGGCAGGGCGCAGGGACAGCTCGTCTTCGCCGGCTACGGCCTCTCGGTGCCGGAAACCGATGATTTCAGCTACGACAGCTATGCCACGCTGGACGTCACCGACAAGATCGTCGTCGTGTTCCGTTACTTTCCGGAGGACACCCAAGGGGAGTTGCGGTCGATGCTGGCGCGCTACTCGGGCCTGCGCTTCAAGGCGCTGGCCGCGCGCGAGCGGGGCGCGGCGGGTCTCATCGTCGTCACCGGGCCGCGGTCGCCCAACGCCGGCGCCCTGGTGCCGCTGAGGTTCGACACGGCGGTCAGCGACTCCGGCATCGTGGCCGCCACGGTGAACGGCGAGCTGGGCGCCGCGATCATCGAGAGCGCTGGAGAGTCCATCGAGGCGGTACAGGCCTCTTTCGACACCGGCAATCCCCACGCCGCCGGCTTCGATCTGCCGCTGGAGGGCTCGCTCGAGGTGAGCCTCGCGAAGCGGGAGTCGACGGGCCACAACGTCATCGGGTACCTGCCGCCGGCCGGGACCGCCCCGCTCGACAAGCCCTACGTGATGCTCGGCGCCCACTACGACCACCTCGGTCGCGGACGCGGCGGCGACTCGCTGGCGCGCGGCAGCGAGGCGGGAGAGATCCACAACGGCGCGGACGACAACGCTTCCGGGGTGGCCGCCGTGCTGGCCTCCGGCGCCAGCCTGGCGGGCGCGGAACGCGGGCGGGGAATCATCCTCGCGTTCTGGTCCGGAGAGGAGCTGGGCCTGCTCGGGTCCACCGACTTCGTCGATCAGGCGCCGGTGCCGATGGATCAGATTGCCGCGTACCTGAACTTCGATATGGTCGGCCGGCTGCGCGACAACACGCTCAACCTGCAGGCGGTCGGGAGCAGCTCCATCTGGACCGGGCTGGCCGAGGAGCTGAACCAGCCGATCGGCCTGAACCTGACGTTCGTCGCCGATCCCTACCTGCCGACCGACGTCCGCAGCCTCAATGCGTCCCGCGTGCCGAGCCTGAACTTCTTCACCGGCAGCCACGAGGACTACCATCGGCCGACCGACGATGCGCATACCATCAACTACGAGGGCCTCGACAGCATCATCGAGCTGGGGACCGCTGTCACCGCGAACCTGGTGACCCGGCCGGACGCGCCGGACTTCATCCGGGTGCAGGAGGTGCAGCAACGGACCGGCGGTGCGGCGACGATGCGCATCTTCACCGGCACGATTCCCGACTACACGCAGGAGGTGGAGGGATTGTCGCTGTCGGGCGTGGTCGGCGGCGGCCCGGCCGAGCAGGCCGGCCTGCAGGGCGGCGACGTCATCGTGGGCCTCGCCGGGCAGTCGGTGACGAACATCTACGACTACATGTACGCGCTCGACCTGCTGAAGGTGGGCGAGCCGGCCGAGGTGATCTTCATCCGCGACGGCGAGCGGATGAGCGTGGAGATGATACCCAGCGTGCGCGAGTAG